The DNA region TCATTACAAGCAACCTTGATTTCCAGGAATGGGACCGGGCCTTTGAAAACAAGCTTTTGGGATCAGCTACCATCGATAGACTCCGGCATGATGCCTACCTGGTCTATTTGGATGGGCCCAGCTACAGGAAACCAAAGCCAAACCAAGCTCTCAAAAAAGAGGTGGAAAAAAGCCAAAAATCAGCCTAAAAAATGGGGGGTTCGCAACCTCAAGATGGCCACTTAAAACTGGCCCCATTAGGGCGATCATAGGGTGGCCCGATTAGCCGATCATGGGTGGCTCCATTGGGGTGGTCAATGACATGAATTGATCCTTGTAATCACGCCTCTTTTCAAGCATCAGGAAAATACCCCAAGCCAGATTGGGAAAAAGGGAAGCCAGCCGAGTGGCAATTACCGGCGGGAACGGATAGAAATTACTGCCACCGAAGGCCAGAAGTTGATAGCCACCTGGAAAAGCCGCCTCCAGAAAGGAAAGAAAATCTCGCTTGGTGAACCCGCGCACATGCGCAGAGGCTGTCTTGATGGGCGAGGGCTGACGACCTATCGCGAGCAGAATTCGGTTATGTAACGCTGCGAGGTTCGGAACCCCTACCAAGAACTTTCCGCCAACGGGTAG from Desulfovermiculus halophilus DSM 18834 includes:
- a CDS encoding ATP-binding protein — encoded protein: ITSNLDFQEWDRAFENKLLGSATIDRLRHDAYLVYLDGPSYRKPKPNQALKKEVEKSQKSA
- a CDS encoding class I SAM-dependent methyltransferase yields the protein MKNSRMIDRTLNYGRHHIRAFLARARPFRSIIDLGAGKGDDLNLAAQAEPQAIQLAIEVNPCYAEALREKGIKVSAIDIERDTLPVEDNSVDVVIANQVLEHTKDIFWILHEVSRALPVGGKFLVGVPNLAALHNRILLAIGRQPSPIKTASAHVRGFTKRDFLSFLEAAFPGGYQLLAFGGSNFYPFPPVIATRLASLFPNLAWGIFLMLEKRRDYKDQFMSLTTPMEPPMIG